The Myotis daubentonii chromosome 1, mMyoDau2.1, whole genome shotgun sequence genome includes the window gcagttgggggcgaccaggccagtaggggtggcagtgaggggcaaccaggctgggggggggggcagttaggggcgaccaggccagcaaagggggacagttggaggcaatcaggctggtggggagggtagtaaggggcgaccaggccagtggggggggacagtggggtgacaaggctggcaggcagaggcagttaggggtgatcaggctggcagggggggcagttaggggcaatcaggcagacaggcaggtgagcagttaggagccagcggtcccggtttgtgagagggatgtctgattgccggttGACATCCGCCAAggtgtcctggattagagagggtgcaggctgggcttggggaccccccccccccaccccatgcacaaatttcatgcactgggcctctagtattctataaagcCACAATAGAAACTGAATTGCTCTTAGGGGAAATACAGGATTAGTTACCTGACTCTAGTCACATTTTTATCAGCAATTAGTACATAATCTTGGTTTATGTGTTTCTGCTTAGACagcttatttaatatatattgttgatttgTTAACATTGAATTCATTGTTAAGAGCACTAGTAAGCACTGAAGGGAGCTTATCTAAGATGTGTTTTCTCCACAATGCACAGCACACACAGCCTTCCTATGTTTAGGGATGAATACCAGACATCACTTTAGCACTATGCTGAAGGGGTGGAGGggcatttaaaacaacaaaatcaccaataaaaagcacaaaaaaatgtgaaaaacatggCACTATATATACTGTAAAAAGCACATTTGTTTTCAGTATGAGAGGTGAAACAATAAGGCTGTGTAGCCTTGTGCAACCTCATCTGAAAGTGTGTCAGGCAAGTTAAATTTTTTGCTACTCTGCACATATCTATGAATGCTTCATGTACTGATTTTGGGTTTCCAAACAAATGTTAGTGAGTAGTTGAACTCGCAAACAGAGAATCTGTGAATGAGGAACTGTTTCCTCCATAGCTCAGCCCAGTTTTGCTGCTTTTGATCAAATGGTATGTATCAATTTCAACAGACATCTGATTATCAAACAAGAAACACATTTTGCTGCcagttttcttttatcttcttttgcTGCCAGTTTTCAAAAAGTTTCTGCATAAGGTTTATATATACATTACTTTTTATGCTCCTATAATCTCCTCTCCTGTCTTCAATGTATTTGTTAAAAATTACACATAAGACTCTTGGTTTTTCTCATTTCAGTCATTGGCAGTTTTTTCTTTACTGACAGCTTAAGTGGGCATTTACTAGTACTCACAAACAGCAATTATCTTAACATTTGGCTGGTGGATGTGACAAAGTTATGTATCTTATTCAATACACTGTGATCTCAGAGGCCTTTGCTCATATCATTCTATCTCTTCATTAGGTCCTGTAATAATGTAACTTGTTGGAACCCAAAAAAATCAGttacttttttatattgttttttgaaGGGGTCTTGTTTCCTCTGATTTGTTTACTATCTTGCTTTTTTCTTCTATGAAAATAGTTGTATATTTACTTCATGTGTattacaattctttttaaaacaatatttttttttattgattccagaggaaaggagacggggagagtgatagaaacatgagagaatcatggattggctgcctcccgaacgccccctactggggatcaaggctgccACCCAGGCATGATCTCCCGTTCATAGGTCATGCTCAAACACGGAGCCACACTGGGAGGGCTGacaatcctttttaaaattacagttgcaAAAGGAGTTTAAGAGCAGAAAAAAATCACCTGAATACCACCTCCCTCAAATAAAACTTAACTTTTTGGTATACTTGACTTTTCCCCTCCCTATAGCGTTGCCAGTGTTGCTATCGTGCCTGTAACAATCTGTaaattcaatttgtaacaatttcGTTTAACCCAACCTACGCTTTGATTCACACCCTGAACCTCCAAATGACCTAGGAAAAATGGGAATAAAGAAAAGGGTGGATTGGGCACGGCTGGGGCTGAAAAACCTTAACCAAGTATGATTGGGCTCAACACTTTTCTCCCCTAAAGCTCCAGGCTCATCCACGTTTTAATTCACTGCCCCAGCGGCGGCTCCTGCTCCGTCTCAGAACCTGACATCTCGCAGGCACGCGGCCATGTCGTCTGCACAATAGCCCTAAATCCTTCACCCCTGTCGCTCCTCGCTTGGAAAGCTCGCTTCTGAGGACGTGACTTACTGCTCACCAGCGGCGCGGAGCTCCAAGCGGCCCCGGCCCGTCGCAGGCCGGTGGCGCGCGAAGCATCCGGTTTGAGGCGGGTGCCCAGGTCCGGTTCCGGGCACAGGGCCCAAGGGAGCGGTCGCGCGCTGCCCACCACCCCGAGGGTAGCTCCTGTCGCTGCTCGCTGAGGAAGCTCCAGGGTCACGGTCCGCCCGTCGCCCACTGAGGGTTTGGCGACCACCCCGCCCAGCCCGCCCGGCCCGGAGGGGCGGGAGCCGGCGGCCCGAGCGCTCCCCCAGggcgccctcccccctcctccgcccccgtCTCGGCGCACGCGCAGTAGCCCAGCCTCCCGTACTTAGTCCGAGATGGCTTCTCTCGCGCCCCACCGTCCTCCTTCCGAAGACGGCTCCCTCCCCACGCACCCCGGGGCCTCCAGAACCAGCCTCAAGCGGGTCCCCAGGCAGGACTCTCCTTAAGCTGGAATAGCAGTGGCCGGACGTGAGCGTGAGGAAAAGCAGCGGCAACCGGAAAGAACTGAGAGCTCTCCAGGCGGCGAGCCAGGcctcagaggaagaggaaaaccCGAGCGAGCCGAGGTTTGCCGAAGGCGGCCTTCCGGAACTGCGCGGGGAAGGGAGGCGGGCTGAGGGCGGCAGAGGAGGGGCGCGGCGGAAACTGCCGAGGTTTGCCGAAGGCCGCAGCCTCGGAGTTGCCCGGATGTAGTTGgtggagcggcggcggcggcggcaccgGTGGCGGCGGCAGgcgaaggagaagggaaaggcggcggcagggggagaggagggcaaGAGGCAGCGGAGCAAGAGGAGGTGAAGGCGGAGGAGGCAGTCGCTCTCCGCGGGGCTGTGCAGGACGCGTCTtgttgcccccctccccccggtttGCCGCTTCCGCCGTGTAGGTGGCGCCTCTCCCCGGGCTGAGAGTGAGCGTGGTGTTGTCGGAGGGAGATGGCCCGGGAGCGCCGGCGCCAGTAACGGGGAGGTGCAGAGAGTCGCCTAGGGCGCGCCGGACTCTGGTGCCGGTgctgccgcccgcccgcctctCGCGgctgcttcccccctcccccgacaCACACTCACAGGTCGTGCATTGATGGTAATGTATGCGAGGAAACAGCAGAGACTCAGTGATGGGTAAATTGGCTTTTCGTTTCAGTCTGGGCCGCGGCGGAGGcgggggtggcggcggggggggctGTTCCTCCTTATCTGCTGCTGGCTGGGCCGCCATTTTTGTTGTTAACCCTGCTCCGGatcgggccggggaggaggcGCGGCCGCGCGAGCCGGCGAGCCGGAGGGAGTGTGGAGGGAGCGCCGGGCCGGTTCGCGGCGCTTGGCCCTCGTCACCGCTTTTAAAAGGGCGAGTGTGCGTGTGCGGGCTCACCGCCGGTTCCTTCTGTAGGTCTCCTGCGGGGAGGGGTCCGGGGGGGGAGCCcgttttcttccttctcctcgaGATGCTTCATGTCGCCGACTCTCTTCCTGTTTTTCAGCTGTCACGACCGGAGGGGGGACTCGCAGCCTTACCAGGTACCAGCCGAGGCCGGGGAGGAGGGCCGGGTGCGGGGacggagggggaagggaggacttGGTACTCGAGCTCAGGCTTCAGAAGTCGCTACAGGCCCTTCGGTGCAACAAATCCGAAAGTAGCACCGCGGGCCCCCTTAAAATGTTGTGTTTGGGTCCATTGGGCTTTCCAGCCAGGTTTAGTGACTTCTTTTGACAGGTGAGTTACGGAAGTTCAGTTTTTTAGGGAAAATAACATTCTCAGCCAGAAAGGACCTGACTCGATTATTTGCGTGTGAAAGAATCGGTGGGGTGAGGTGATAGGTGTCTTCTCAGCCACATGTACTTATTGTAGTGCATTGGGGAAATAAAAGTTAATGTTAAGGTATTAAAATTAGATGAAAGGGCTGGGAAGAAACAACTAATTGTTTTGCAACTCTTAATTGTGTTGTAAACCACTGTCCCTTCCCAATTTAATTGTTTTTGGTGCAAATAGTTGCCTTACTAGTGAAAGATAGTGCTTTTGTTTCTTTAGGAATTGAGATCTTTGGATACTTGAATAACTTATTCTAATTTGATAGCTCTAGGTATGTAGGTTCCTATTTGTTATTGCAGTTGcatgtaaagttttaaaaaaaattatgatacagGTGGTGCCTGTTttctgagggaaaaaaaaatctcataaattGTTAACCATCAGATGATACTGGAAGGGCCTTTTTAAGTCTAATCACTTCAAGGATAGAAGAGCAGTTTTCTAAGCTGATAGTTGTGCTAACTGGCTGTCACCAGTTAAAGCTCAGGTTAAAAACCCTGAGTCCCCTGATGTGTAAACCATTCCATTACATTTGGATATCAAAGATTAAACCCTACTGCGTCTGCTTCTCTAAAACATAATTACACCTTGTAAAAGACTGGTCTATCATGGTTGTCTTAAATATGCATTAGGATAAAATTAAACCATTATTTTGAAGGCGTTCCATTAATTTTCATTATGTTAGAAATATCAGCCAACTTAATTTTTTTACCTTGAAATTGTTTCCCACACCTGTCATAGAGTAGGTAAGGTAGGATTGAAATGCTTTTTTGAGTCAGAATTGGAGAAagtgatgctttttttttttgtagctttGCAGAAACATGCTTAAGCTCCTTATACTTTCGTCTTTGCATCAGTTCTCCCGCAGAAATAGATTATAACAGTTTCTACTTTTCTTTAACTTCTTAATTCCCAGAAAAACTTATTGAGGAATTAATTTGTCAAGGTGTATGATTTCGTTTATTTACAAGATACTTTATAGACtagagttttctctttttttttttttagcacatgGTATGATTTGTATGAGGAGCTTTATAATAACTCTTAAGCATATGTATAGGCCTTGTCAGAATAACTTAACATAATTGAAgatggaaattttaattttattgatatgAATTACTAAAACTTAGTGAAGTTAAAACACcaagttttataataaaatgaatttaggaagctatgtttaaaatttcaactttttgtctctttttttgggggggtgatgTTTTACAGGCACTTAAGTATTCATCGAAGAGTCACCCCAGTAGCGGTGATCACAGACATGAGAAAATGCGAGACGCCGCAGATCCTTCACCACCAAATAAAATGTTACGGAGATCTGATAGTCCTGAAAACAAATACAGTGACAGCACAGGTCACAATAAGGCCAAAAATGTGCATATTCACAGAGTTAGAGAGAGGGATGGTGGTAAGTAGCTTTTTTGTTGAaactttaacatatttatttttaacagttgCTCTGTGTAAAATAATATGTGGCAATATTTCTAGCTTACAGACATTGCTGTATGGATGTcatgaaaattttttatttctatttatttggttCCTGAACTGATTACATAGAAATGAGATGCTGACGGGCATCTAAAAATGGGTTCCAGCAGCTGATAATAAGAGAATGCATTTATGAATATAGTCTACCTAATGCATTATTAACTGTGAGGGAAATTCAAAACATTTTCCCAAGAAAGAAactttaacctttttaaaaaaatatatcgattttttacagaggggaaggcagagggatagagttagaaacatcgatgagagagaaatatcgatcagctgcctcctgcacactccctaatggggatgtgcccgcaaccaaggtacctgctcttgaccggaatcgaacctgggacccttcagtccgcaggtggacgctctatccactgagccaaactggccagggtgactTTAACCTTTTTTAAGTAAAGATTCTTGTTGCTGCTTGAATCCCTTTTTTAAAGGCTTCAAATGTGTTCCCTAATGataaattatgaatttaaaaCAGGGGTTTGGAGACAGTTCACAGgtttaaaaaaccacacatttcTGATTCTCagaattacttttgtttttttttgttgtaaacatttaaaatattccatatttTCCTGGGTCTTATTAATGTCTTTGCTATACTGTGTTCATTCAACTAGTCAACTTTTTTAAAACCTCGTTTCTTTTGTATAAAGGTAGTACCCTTCAGTTTTTACCTTGTCTCCAGCTCTTTGTGGTAGGAGGTtgagaaaaagtaaaactcaGTAACTATTTTCAGACTTAATTTTCCTAAATTTACCAAAATACAGGTTTCATGTCTAAAGCATGGATTGAGGAATAAACCAATTTCATTAAGATAATTAAGACATCTGTATTTTCCCCACTATAAGATCTTATGTCACTTAATAAATAATGTTTGAGATGAATATACAATATTGATTGTGCTTTTAAAAGCTTCTAAGGAAACTCAGTAAGTAGAGTGCCCTATGCCTTTCTGCCTTTGACTGTCAACTAGCTTCTCATACTttgcttacttttaaaaaatgccctggccctagcctgtttggctcagtggatagagcatcagcctgaggactgaagggttccgggctcaattctggtcaagggcatgtacctcagttgcaggtttgatccctggccctggtcgggtgtgcaggaggcaaccagtcgatgtgtctctctcagatcaatgtttctctctgtttctcaccctcccttccactctctaaaactcaatggaaaaataccctcaggtgagcattaacaaaaatATTCTGCATCTTCTGGTTCTCTCTTATGTCTCCTAGGATAGGAATCAGTTTTACTCGGTGTGATCAAATATTGAGAAACATTGGTCTTCTCTGTACATAATTACTGGGTTGAGGAAATTAATGATATGGAATAGAAAGTATAGATCTCTGTTGAATATAGCTATAGCTTTGTGCTACTTACGCAGATAAGCCatatttttgtttgaaaataacATAAGGTGAGTTTGGTTATTAAAGTATTGAGAGTTCTTTGATGTCAGAATTACTTTTACactttatattttcagttttgtggGTAAAGTTTCTATAGTGTTTTGTATAGTCAGATACTATTATAAATCACTCTTCTatagcagttttcatttcaaACTTTGGCTCTTGGAAAGCATGTACTATTTGTACTGTATTGTGCTTCATGTTTAAAATTTGGTGACTGATAAAATAGGATGTAGGTTTTCTTTTAGTGATTCTGATCTGGTTATTCTGTCATCCTCAAATTGAGGAAGAAGCCAGTGTAGGTGCTCTAGGGAACTTGATGCACATTTACAGTGAATCATGCTTGATAGAGTCTTTTACAGGTTAAAAACATTCTGTTGCTTATTTATTCAGCAACCATTGGGCATCCACTGTGAGCCAGTAATGGTGTGGTATTCCTGGAAGTTAAAGATAAGACGTGATCCTGCCCTTGAAGCTATTCTTAAAGGCTTGACTTGAGAGTTAGTGGTGTAGctgcttactttttctttattcctgtttttattttaattttacttcctATGTGAACTCCAGATACCTCTTATTGGcttttagtttcctttttatttgtatctgtttactgatttttcttaGTTTCATTTGTAAGAaacttctttcttatttttccgATTTAGTCATTTGCTGCGTTAGGCTTCACCTTCTAACTTGCTTTTTAGTTGCTTGCCTGTCTTCCTGTGGAGCCTGTTAACTAATACTGTAACTCCATCCCTATTTGTGCAATCTCTGATATACTTGGCTGCCATATTCCTTTACATTTTGTAGTAATAATGAATACCATAAAATAGATCTTCATTCAAGAGTTCAGAGTGCATCTTTCATGTTAATTCTGCCTTTTAAAGATGTAAAGTGgtgatttttctctcatataATACTTAGTCATTATAGTTTAGATTCcagatgttttcttttattgctaATACGTGTTTGAAACTACACTTTTAAAAGTGCATATGTCTAATTATATTACAGGCATTTCTATTTTCATAGGTTTTTATCTTTGAATATGAATTGGAATGtttatatatacttacatatatatgtatatatatattcatttatataaagtcaAAGCCATTATCCTAAGGCAAATGCCAGTATGTTGGATTATCTGTGCTCTCAGCCTATATAAGTAACAATGTAAGAATAGGTTACTGTTTTGTTGATGTGATTTCAAAtttgttacttttttaattttaggaattaaaaaaacaaatctaaTGACTTTAGTACTGTAATAATTTAAGAGCCTATGTGCTATGATTTGTAACTTGGATTTTACAAAGCGAGTTAAACAAATGcatctttttttgtttcattttgttaatcctcactcagatattttttccattgcttttccccccctttattttctttattttttaatatagtttcattgatttcagaggggaagggggagggagagagagagagagagagagagagagagaaatcagttATGAAAGagaatgattggctgcctcctgcacgccccctactggggatccagcccacaactccgggcatgtgctcttgaccataatcgaacctgggaccctttagtccccaggccaactctttatccactgagccaaaccgactagggctccattgctttttttttttttttttaagagagaaaaacaccagtgtgtctgatgtgagagagacacatcgattggttgcctgcacACCCTCCCTGACCTCATCAgtatggaacctgcaacccaggtacatgcccttgactgggaattgaacctgcaatacTTCAGTGCATGAGCTGAGACTCTAACTTTTAGCCACACCAACTAGGGCTGTATCTGCTGTTTTTCATGGCACCTTGGATTTCTTTGAAAAGTGACAATTTAGAAGTAATGCACAGAAAGGACTTCAAGGTATACAATAAAAAGTTCGAAAGCAGGGATTGAGAAGGATTGTCACTCCTAGGAATCTTTAAAGACTTATTGCAACATAGTATGCACGTATCAAAGATTTAGAGATTTTAATCCCTTAGGATTATTAAAGGGGATGTAGGCCATCTGTTGTAAATTAGggggaaataaatttttatatattctctaATCTATCTGCAAAACATACAATCTTCTGTTTAAAATGATCAAAAGCAAGAATCTTATGGTACAATTAGATTCGTTTTTTGTAGCTGAGATGTTTTTAAAGGTGCAGCTAACATCAAAACCTCAGAAGAGGGAATATACAATACAgattgaatttatattttattgagttttaaacCCTTTTCAGTTCGTTTAAGTATGTGtttagtggtgtgtgtgtgctttgtttgttgtttttttagagcTAGCTCTATTTTAccaagtaattttaaatttaataatgataatagtacAAATGGGGTTAGGAATGAAGGGTATGTTTACAGAGATTCTTGGAAGCTGTTCCATAAAACTTCAGCCTCTTGAGGCTCGttctatttttctcatctttcctcTTAGAGTTAACTGTAAGAAACATATGAGACATATTTGGACTACTTGTTAGAAACATCTTTTTAGGACAGATAGCTTAGTTCAGTTGgttaattgaaaaatattctttattggtATTCTGGTTTGTGGGAATTTAGTGAATTTGCATAGCTCTTAGGTTGGCATTCAAGTATCTTTTTAGTACAAAGGAAAATTGCCCTTGGTGGTTTGGTAACCATTGTttctaaagattttaaaatttttaactgcATAGTGGGAAGTTTTTATCTTGTTTTGTGATTAGCCATATCTGGTAAAATTTGGAAATGTATTTTCATCTACTTTTCAAACAAAGATTACTATAATTAGTATTTGAAGGAATTGTTTAGTGGGACCATTTGGGGATAATTGgtgtttttatatataatttcgtAATGTTTGAATCTTTTCATATTGGATAATAGACTGGTATTTGTCTGACATGGCCTTATGGTTATTCTAATAACTAGGTtttgaataaaatgaaagatgCTTGCATTTGTAATGTTAGACAGTACTATGAAAAAAGTCTCTTTTGATCCTCATTTTGATCTTGGAAGGCAGATAGAACAGTTAATATCTGTTTTACAGTTTTACAAATGAGGGTAAATTTACTTATGTAAAATTGAACAAATAGTGACAACTGAGTCTAGAAATTAGTTCCTTCTGATAATTGTATATGCTGTCAGAGATGAAACATTAAGCATATTGAAAGCTTATTTAGTTGGTATTTACTATAGCACAAGTTAGTTTAAAGGTGAATTTGCTTAATGTTTTTACCTAACTTCTTTCAGTGGCTACATTTTACCTAATTATAGTACAGTATCAAAGCCTGGGCATTGATATTGATACATTGTATGTGTATAGACTAAATTGTCACATGTCAGagtttcccttttaaaaataaattttaatgtgaaAGCTTGCCAAAATTTTTACTAGGAAGAAGCCATTTTTCTCAAGTTAAGCTCTCACATTCCGAGACTTGTTTTCAAAGCAACTTAGAAATGTTATACAGAATCTAAAATTTGGATTTTAATACCATTAACTATGTTAAGTTTTTTTCTAATACAGATCAGAGATAGATATGacctattttattgattgatgcTTTAtagaaagactagaggcccggtgcacaaaaatttgtgcacttgaggggggggtccctcagcccggcctgtgccctctcgcagtctgggacccctcgggagataacgacctactggcttaggcctgctcccgggtggcagagggcaggcccaatccctaggtgcagcccctggtcggctcggagcagggatgattggggagttggggcaccgccccctgttatgcacagagcagggcggatagggaggttgcgatgccaccctcagtcacgctcagggtagggccgattggggggttggggcaccaccccctgtcacactcaaggcagggtcgatggggaggttgccgcgccacccc containing:
- the LOC132230780 gene encoding uncharacterized protein LOC132230780, producing MHDLPAESDCLLRLHLLLLRCLLPSSPPAAAFPFSFACRRHRCRRRRRSTNYIRATPRLRPSANLGSFRRAPPLPPSARLPSPRSSGRPPSANLGSLGFSSSSEAWLAAWRALSSFRLPLLFLTLTSGHCYSSLRRVLPGDPLEAGSGGPGVRGEGAVFGRRTVGRERSHLGLSTGGWATARAPRRGRRRGEGALGERSGRRLPPLRAGRAGRGGRQTLSGRRADRDPGASSASSDRSYPRGGGQRATAPLGPVPGTGPGHPPQTGCFARHRPATGRGRLELRAAGEQYHLTSFHF